One Vallitalea pronyensis genomic region harbors:
- a CDS encoding pyrimidine-nucleoside phosphorylase, protein MRMYDIIEHKKLGEVLSEEEINYFVEHYTDGKIPDYQVAALLMAIYFQGMNDKETLALTMAMAKSGDMLDLSEIKGTKVDKHSTGGVGDKTTLIIAPMVAALDIPVAKMSGRGLGHTGGTIDKLEAFDGFDTKVEEQTFIDNVNNLKIAIAGQTANLAPADKKLYALRDVTATVDNMSLIASSIMSKKIASGANAIVLDVKTGSGAFMKKEKDAVKLAEEMVAIGTGLGRDTIAIISDMDQPLGRAVGNSLEVIEAIETLKGNGPEDLVELCLTLGSYMVKASGRTETAEEGRRLLEETISTGTALEKLRILVEAQGGNKDFVDQTDLFKKANFVEAIKAPKSGYVSHIEADEIGVATLILGGGRETKESIIDLSVGFVLDKKRGDKVEEGDTLAYMHGNDKEKMQVAKERVLAAYDISDKKPEASSFIKKIITKDQ, encoded by the coding sequence ATGAGGATGTACGACATTATTGAACATAAGAAGTTAGGTGAAGTGCTGTCAGAAGAAGAGATTAATTATTTTGTTGAGCACTATACAGATGGTAAAATACCTGATTATCAAGTGGCGGCATTACTAATGGCTATTTATTTCCAAGGTATGAACGATAAAGAAACACTAGCGTTGACCATGGCAATGGCTAAAAGTGGTGATATGCTTGACCTGTCTGAGATAAAAGGTACGAAAGTAGATAAACATAGTACAGGTGGTGTAGGGGATAAGACAACACTCATTATTGCTCCCATGGTTGCAGCCCTTGATATCCCAGTAGCGAAAATGTCAGGACGAGGTCTTGGCCATACAGGTGGCACCATTGACAAATTGGAAGCATTTGATGGATTTGATACGAAGGTTGAAGAACAGACATTTATAGATAATGTAAATAATCTAAAGATTGCTATTGCTGGGCAAACGGCTAATCTAGCTCCAGCAGATAAAAAATTATATGCCCTTCGAGATGTAACAGCTACCGTTGATAACATGTCCCTAATTGCCAGTAGTATTATGAGTAAAAAAATTGCTTCTGGTGCAAATGCCATTGTATTAGATGTTAAAACAGGCAGTGGTGCTTTTATGAAAAAAGAAAAGGATGCTGTAAAATTAGCTGAGGAAATGGTTGCTATTGGAACAGGTCTTGGTCGTGATACCATAGCCATAATTTCTGACATGGATCAACCCCTTGGCAGGGCTGTTGGTAATAGCTTGGAAGTGATCGAAGCCATTGAAACATTAAAAGGAAATGGCCCAGAGGATCTGGTGGAACTTTGCTTAACTCTAGGCAGTTATATGGTTAAAGCATCAGGCCGTACTGAAACAGCTGAAGAGGGCAGACGCCTATTGGAAGAAACCATAAGCACAGGTACCGCACTTGAAAAGTTAAGAATCCTTGTTGAAGCCCAAGGTGGTAATAAAGATTTTGTAGATCAGACAGATTTATTTAAAAAAGCAAATTTCGTTGAAGCCATTAAAGCGCCCAAGTCAGGTTATGTATCTCATATTGAAGCCGATGAAATAGGTGTTGCAACATTAATTCTTGGTGGGGGACGGGAGACAAAAGAGAGTATTATTGACCTAAGTGTTGGGTTTGTGTTGGATAAAAAGCGTGGTGATAAAGTAGAAGAAGGGGATACCCTTGCTTACATGCATGGTAACGATAAAGAGAAAATGCAAGTGGCAAAAGAACGTGTGTTAGCAGCCTATGATATTTCAGATAAGAAGCCAGAAGCCTCCTCTTTTATTAAGAAAATTATTACCAAAGATCAATAA
- a CDS encoding helix-turn-helix domain-containing protein yields the protein MNTKFEIIKHSGNLPFSIFLHESNRVYPMNWHKEIEILFVLQGAIRVKIRDTSYMVNEDNIILINSYEMHEITPMEENIVILVFQLDPYFYQKYYNGFTEIIFHMNSTMLSKDPNTYSTIKENLVMMMWYRLNKENTYQIKLLKQSLALVELLLRNFKKTMVYDRQLNDRSQQRLISIIEKINKNYNKKLTLSQIADQEYISIHYLSKFFKNRVGIGFNKYLNLFRLNMSMNDLLNSNKMIIDIALDHGFSSVKAYNKLFKETYNDTPSAFRKKYLNELSPKKKVSYISNNGRYILHNYIQHHAKDFLSGNLNQVYYLNLNMLQKDTTPIKKEKVIQLNLPPMGFNIVMGQKLHEIVSEIKIDYIRFNAFTHMVMSYDSQEPHWFYIDQILDTFMALGTHPFLTLAYDEQYGSIQQWFLLTEKFIQHCVHKYGIQKVSLWKFELVCETLQDMGQHIHFLKKVSQHHSALKLGITLHAQDEGLLPDLFNQLMVPHLSFVTLEIEAKDYDTRKNTVSGLLTQLNLRHLQLYCHLIYPANELNDTCFIGSYYIKQYLSNHRHTTLIIPFMDHPTPTKPFHGAYGLLTYNGLKKAFYNVYYLLSKLDGDVISQGDYYIAVKNHDRYYILLYYYHQQLDHILIDPDNTMTYSTYKQQVMSRLTTIVYAGLKLNHSHYKVRTYVLNEDNGCIFTHWMNMGAPQHMDQEDMRFLMSKERMKLHVASIPAKDTLHLECSMKSNEIQLVEIWEDIE from the coding sequence ATGAATACAAAATTTGAAATCATCAAGCATAGCGGTAACTTACCTTTTAGTATATTCTTACATGAAAGCAACCGGGTATATCCTATGAACTGGCACAAGGAAATTGAAATTCTCTTTGTTTTACAAGGTGCCATTCGGGTTAAAATAAGAGATACAAGTTATATGGTCAATGAAGATAACATTATTCTTATTAACAGTTATGAAATGCACGAAATTACACCTATGGAAGAGAATATTGTTATATTAGTATTCCAACTTGACCCTTATTTCTATCAAAAATATTATAATGGTTTTACAGAAATTATCTTCCATATGAATTCAACCATGCTTAGTAAAGATCCTAATACCTATAGTACCATAAAAGAAAATTTAGTTATGATGATGTGGTACCGGTTGAATAAAGAAAATACCTATCAAATAAAATTACTCAAACAGTCCTTAGCACTGGTAGAACTGCTTCTTAGAAATTTTAAAAAAACCATGGTATATGACCGGCAATTAAATGACCGGTCACAACAACGCCTCATATCCATCATTGAAAAGATTAATAAAAATTATAATAAAAAATTGACACTCAGTCAAATAGCTGATCAAGAATATATTAGCATCCATTACCTTTCTAAGTTTTTTAAAAACCGAGTAGGTATAGGCTTTAATAAATATTTGAACCTGTTTCGCCTGAATATGTCCATGAATGATCTCCTTAATTCCAATAAGATGATTATTGATATCGCTCTGGACCACGGCTTCTCAAGTGTGAAAGCCTACAACAAATTATTCAAAGAAACGTATAACGATACGCCTAGCGCTTTTCGGAAAAAATACTTAAACGAATTGTCCCCTAAAAAGAAAGTGTCCTATATCTCTAATAACGGACGTTACATTCTTCATAATTATATACAACACCATGCCAAAGACTTTTTATCAGGTAATTTGAACCAAGTCTATTACTTGAATCTTAATATGCTGCAAAAGGATACAACACCTATAAAAAAAGAAAAGGTGATTCAGCTCAACCTTCCACCCATGGGATTCAATATAGTCATGGGTCAAAAGCTTCATGAGATTGTATCAGAGATAAAGATTGATTATATTCGCTTTAACGCATTTACCCATATGGTCATGTCTTATGATTCACAAGAACCACATTGGTTTTATATTGACCAGATTCTGGATACATTTATGGCATTGGGGACCCACCCTTTTCTTACCCTTGCTTATGATGAACAGTACGGTTCTATACAGCAATGGTTTTTATTAACAGAAAAGTTCATTCAACATTGTGTGCACAAGTACGGCATCCAAAAAGTTAGCCTATGGAAATTTGAACTGGTTTGTGAAACGCTTCAAGATATGGGTCAACACATACACTTTCTTAAGAAAGTCTCCCAACACCATTCTGCCCTTAAGCTGGGTATTACTTTACATGCTCAGGATGAAGGATTGTTACCTGATCTATTCAACCAGTTGATGGTTCCTCATTTGTCTTTCGTGACTTTAGAAATAGAAGCTAAGGATTATGACACTCGTAAAAATACCGTGTCAGGATTGCTGACACAGTTGAATCTACGTCACTTGCAGTTGTATTGCCACCTTATCTACCCAGCCAATGAACTCAATGACACATGCTTTATTGGTAGTTATTATATTAAGCAATATCTATCCAACCACCGTCATACGACACTCATTATACCATTTATGGATCATCCTACCCCTACTAAGCCTTTTCATGGGGCGTATGGTTTATTAACGTATAATGGTTTAAAAAAAGCTTTCTATAACGTTTATTATCTCTTAAGCAAACTTGATGGGGATGTAATTAGTCAAGGTGATTATTATATAGCCGTTAAGAATCATGATCGCTACTATATATTGTTGTATTATTACCACCAACAGCTGGATCATATACTCATTGATCCAGACAATACCATGACTTACAGTACCTACAAACAACAGGTGATGAGCCGATTAACCACCATTGTCTACGCAGGGCTTAAGTTAAATCATAGTCACTATAAAGTACGTACGTATGTTCTTAATGAAGACAATGGATGCATCTTTACCCATTGGATGAATATGGGTGCGCCTCAACATATGGATCAAGAGGATATGCGTTTTCTTATGAGCAAAGAACGCATGAAACTGCATGTTGCCAGTATTCCTGCAAAAGATACATTACATCTAGAGTGTTCCATGAAATCCAATGAGATACAATTAGTGGAAATATGGGAAGATATTGAATAA
- a CDS encoding endonuclease/exonuclease/phosphatase family protein, whose translation MTFNIRYDNDWDKEHSWESRKERVVEKIKTIMPHSLGIQEGLIHQVKYLASKLQHYDYAGIAREDGHEKGEFAAIFYDTKKLKLLETDTFWLSETPEQIGSLGWDADCTRICTWAKFQVINSNNVFYHFNTHFDHAGSVAQKESAKLIIKIIKEIAGRFPTVLSGDLNVTPDSEAYNILTGKVSTENYHSHDCLSDTCLNEKGHPVLNGTFTDFGQCKDILKIDYIFTKNTVQVKEACILDNPKDTVTSDHYPIIATIRI comes from the coding sequence ATGACGTTTAATATCCGTTATGATAATGATTGGGACAAGGAACATAGCTGGGAATCTAGAAAAGAACGTGTTGTAGAAAAAATAAAAACAATAATGCCCCATTCTTTAGGCATTCAAGAAGGTCTCATTCATCAAGTGAAATACCTTGCTTCTAAGCTTCAGCATTATGACTATGCAGGTATCGCTCGTGAAGATGGTCATGAAAAAGGTGAATTTGCTGCAATTTTCTATGATACCAAGAAGCTTAAACTACTAGAAACTGATACCTTCTGGCTATCTGAAACACCTGAACAAATAGGTAGTTTGGGTTGGGATGCAGATTGTACACGCATATGCACTTGGGCAAAATTCCAAGTGATAAATTCAAACAACGTATTCTATCATTTTAATACGCATTTTGACCATGCTGGTTCAGTGGCTCAGAAAGAAAGTGCAAAACTTATCATAAAAATTATAAAAGAAATCGCAGGTCGTTTTCCTACAGTACTCTCTGGTGATCTGAATGTAACACCTGATTCAGAAGCTTATAACATACTAACTGGCAAAGTATCCACAGAAAATTATCATTCTCACGATTGTTTAAGCGATACATGTCTAAATGAAAAGGGTCACCCTGTCCTGAATGGTACGTTTACGGATTTTGGTCAATGTAAGGACATTCTCAAAATCGATTATATTTTCACCAAAAATACTGTCCAAGTAAAAGAGGCTTGTATTTTGGATAATCCTAAAGATACCGTCACATCTGATCATTATCCCATTATAGCAACAATACGTATTTAG
- a CDS encoding D-alanyl-D-alanine carboxypeptidase family protein, whose protein sequence is MKKRLFCYVLSLTLLLSNGLYATVYAGEDAKTAPTANLELKAKSALLMEPTTGKIIYELNAHEKLRPASITKIMTLLLLYEAVESGKIKWDEDVLVSEHASGFGGSTVFLETGEIQPVKELAKSIAVASGNDAAVAMAEHIAGSEEAFVQMMNNKAKELGMENTNFVNACGLDADGHVTSAYDVALMSRELINKYPQVYDFTKIWMDTLVHQRKNGEEVSELVNTNKLLKWYPEYATGLKTGSTSLAKFCLSGTARKNDLDLIAVIMAAPDPKARFQETIKLLEYGFANTKLYKDPIKGKSLGNIPVNRGTSDQLDGIAMEDFSCILDNNSGMEVTHDVELLESIDAPVKAGDKLGEVIYKAGDEVVGRIDLVADKDVPKATFRYYIGKLLKMFFQ, encoded by the coding sequence ATGAAGAAAAGGTTGTTTTGTTATGTACTGAGTCTAACCTTATTATTAAGCAATGGTCTGTACGCAACTGTTTATGCAGGTGAAGATGCCAAAACGGCTCCAACTGCCAATTTAGAACTAAAAGCTAAATCAGCATTACTGATGGAACCAACAACAGGTAAAATAATTTATGAACTCAATGCACATGAAAAGTTACGGCCAGCAAGTATTACGAAAATCATGACGTTGTTACTTTTATATGAAGCTGTAGAAAGCGGTAAAATTAAGTGGGATGAAGATGTCTTGGTAAGCGAACATGCTTCAGGCTTTGGTGGTTCAACTGTTTTCTTAGAAACGGGTGAAATACAGCCTGTGAAGGAGCTAGCAAAAAGCATAGCCGTTGCATCAGGCAATGATGCTGCAGTAGCAATGGCAGAGCATATCGCTGGTAGTGAAGAAGCTTTTGTCCAGATGATGAACAATAAAGCAAAAGAACTTGGTATGGAAAATACCAATTTTGTTAATGCATGTGGTCTGGATGCTGATGGTCATGTGACAAGTGCTTATGATGTAGCGCTTATGTCCAGAGAACTCATCAATAAATACCCCCAGGTATATGATTTTACTAAAATCTGGATGGATACATTGGTGCATCAGAGAAAAAATGGTGAAGAAGTCAGTGAATTGGTTAATACTAATAAACTGTTAAAATGGTACCCTGAATATGCAACTGGCTTAAAAACAGGCTCCACTAGCCTTGCAAAATTCTGTTTATCTGGAACAGCACGAAAAAATGATCTTGACCTTATTGCCGTTATCATGGCAGCACCTGACCCAAAAGCTCGTTTCCAAGAAACCATTAAGCTATTAGAATATGGCTTTGCTAACACCAAATTATACAAAGACCCAATTAAAGGTAAATCTTTAGGGAATATACCTGTTAATCGTGGTACATCGGATCAGTTAGATGGTATTGCTATGGAGGATTTTAGTTGTATTTTAGATAATAATAGCGGTATGGAAGTAACCCATGATGTTGAGCTGCTTGAAAGTATTGATGCACCCGTAAAAGCTGGAGATAAACTAGGTGAGGTTATCTATAAAGCTGGAGATGAAGTCGTGGGGCGTATTGATCTCGTTGCGGATAAAGATGTACCGAAAGCAACATTTAGGTACTATATTGGTAAACTATTAAAGATGTTCTTTCAATAA
- a CDS encoding phosphopentomutase has translation MNRVIWIILDSVGMGELPDAAKFGDVGSHTIGNIAKEYGLDIPNMRKLGLANIEGMINLEQVKQPKGVYGRVAELSNGKDTTIGHWEMVGIYSPVAFPTYPDGFPSEITDQFEAFVGKKILANKPASGTAIIEELGKEHMETGRPIVYTSADSVFQIAAHEDIISIEKLYEMCRQARDMLTGEHAVARVIARPFKGEPGSFYRTANRRDFSLTPPEATVLDNMKAHGLDVIGVGKIEDIFSGKGITEAIHTKDNMDGVDGTIAYMKKDNKGLIFTNLVEFDSKWGHRNDVEGYAKGLEAFDARLPEIIENMKDTDILIINADHGCDPTMPGSDHSREYVPLLAYGKPLKENVDLKTRKTFADIGQTISDIFNLEALKIGESFLKEMKK, from the coding sequence ATCAATAGAGTAATATGGATTATATTAGACAGCGTAGGCATGGGAGAATTACCTGACGCAGCAAAATTTGGTGATGTAGGAAGTCATACCATAGGAAATATTGCTAAAGAATATGGGCTAGATATACCTAACATGCGCAAACTAGGTTTAGCCAATATAGAAGGCATGATTAATCTTGAACAAGTAAAACAACCAAAGGGTGTTTATGGTAGGGTTGCTGAACTGTCTAATGGAAAAGACACCACAATAGGCCACTGGGAAATGGTAGGCATTTATTCACCAGTAGCATTTCCAACATATCCAGATGGATTTCCATCAGAAATAACAGATCAGTTTGAAGCATTTGTAGGTAAGAAAATATTAGCGAACAAGCCAGCATCTGGTACAGCTATAATCGAAGAACTTGGCAAAGAACATATGGAAACAGGACGCCCCATTGTCTATACGTCAGCAGATAGTGTATTCCAAATTGCAGCACATGAGGATATTATATCCATTGAAAAGTTATATGAAATGTGTCGTCAAGCTAGGGATATGTTAACAGGAGAGCATGCTGTTGCACGGGTTATTGCACGTCCTTTTAAAGGTGAACCAGGTTCCTTTTATCGGACAGCAAATAGAAGAGATTTTTCTTTAACGCCACCAGAAGCGACAGTACTGGATAACATGAAAGCACATGGTCTAGATGTAATCGGTGTCGGTAAAATAGAAGATATTTTCTCAGGAAAAGGTATTACAGAAGCTATTCATACGAAGGATAATATGGATGGGGTAGATGGCACAATTGCTTATATGAAGAAAGATAACAAAGGATTAATTTTTACCAACCTAGTGGAATTTGATTCTAAATGGGGACATCGAAATGATGTGGAAGGTTATGCAAAGGGGCTTGAAGCATTTGATGCAAGATTACCTGAAATCATTGAAAACATGAAGGATACGGATATTCTCATCATTAATGCGGACCATGGTTGCGATCCAACGATGCCAGGGTCCGATCATTCAAGGGAATACGTACCATTATTAGCTTATGGTAAACCACTAAAAGAAAACGTAGACCTTAAGACAAGAAAAACATTTGCAGATATCGGTCAAACAATCAGCGACATATTTAATCTTGAAGCACTCAAAATAGGTGAGAGTTTCTTAAAAGAAATGAAGAAATAA
- a CDS encoding metallophosphoesterase family protein, translating into MIYLISDTHFNHKNIIHYENRPFESVEEMNRSLIKNWNKNISNKDTVYHLGDFAFGNYDEIKVIIHQLNGYKILIKGNHDRSHSAAWWHNAGFNDVINGGVILDNFYMLSHEPMYMNKHMPYVNIHGHIHGNKMEGEQYYNVSVEHHDYQPVAFDKIKELYKDE; encoded by the coding sequence ATGATTTATTTAATTAGTGATACACATTTCAACCACAAAAACATTATTCATTATGAAAATAGACCATTTGAGTCCGTAGAAGAAATGAATCGGTCGCTTATTAAAAACTGGAATAAAAACATATCCAATAAAGACACAGTCTATCATCTAGGTGATTTTGCATTTGGCAATTATGATGAAATCAAAGTAATCATCCATCAGTTAAATGGATATAAAATATTAATAAAAGGCAACCATGATAGAAGCCATAGTGCTGCATGGTGGCACAACGCAGGATTTAATGATGTTATCAATGGTGGTGTTATACTGGATAACTTTTATATGCTGTCTCATGAACCCATGTATATGAACAAGCATATGCCGTATGTCAACATTCATGGCCATATTCATGGGAATAAGATGGAAGGTGAGCAGTATTACAATGTAAGTGTGGAACATCATGATTATCAACCTGTCGCTTTTGATAAGATAAAAGAATTATATAAGGATGAGTAG
- a CDS encoding aminoglycoside 6-adenylyltransferase, whose product MRCEAREVYHEFEKKFVEWAKTVDDIRAAFVVGSRARHDHPADDNSDLDIVMYTSSPQGYLMDSKWVENIGKPICSFVYQTAGGDPERLCLFEGGWQVDFVIHPYNKLQDMIRTQSIPTFFHRGVRTLIDKEKMSANIIPKSFKKPEQNKINEELFIQHVNMFWFTTLYTAKQIMRGEMWVAKARDGNIKELLLQMMEWYSKTINGDDYDTWHAGRFLNEWAPEDVLVDLSHCFGHYDKHDSLRALNATLTLYSRISQHIANTLDYVYPVHIEKSVKDWIKAHKK is encoded by the coding sequence ATGCGTTGTGAAGCTAGAGAAGTGTATCATGAATTTGAGAAAAAATTTGTAGAATGGGCGAAGACAGTAGATGACATTAGGGCTGCATTTGTTGTGGGGTCAAGGGCACGCCATGACCACCCAGCTGATGATAATTCAGATTTAGATATTGTTATGTATACATCAAGTCCTCAGGGTTATTTAATGGATTCTAAATGGGTAGAAAACATAGGGAAACCAATATGTAGCTTTGTGTATCAGACAGCTGGAGGCGACCCTGAAAGATTGTGTCTTTTTGAAGGTGGTTGGCAAGTTGATTTTGTTATACACCCCTATAATAAACTTCAAGATATGATAAGAACACAGAGTATCCCTACTTTTTTTCATAGAGGTGTTCGTACATTAATTGATAAGGAAAAAATGTCAGCAAATATTATTCCTAAGTCCTTTAAAAAACCAGAACAGAATAAAATTAACGAAGAACTATTTATTCAACACGTTAACATGTTTTGGTTCACCACACTATATACCGCTAAGCAAATTATGCGAGGAGAAATGTGGGTTGCAAAAGCAAGAGATGGGAATATAAAAGAATTATTATTACAAATGATGGAATGGTATTCCAAGACGATAAATGGGGATGATTATGATACATGGCATGCTGGAAGGTTCCTTAATGAATGGGCACCAGAGGATGTATTAGTTGATTTAAGTCATTGTTTTGGACATTATGATAAACACGATAGTTTACGTGCTTTAAATGCTACACTAACACTATATAGTAGAATTTCACAACATATTGCTAATACATTGGATTATGTATATCCAGTACATATTGAAAAGAGTGTTAAAGATTGGATTAAAGCACACAAAAAATGA
- a CDS encoding DMT family transporter has protein sequence MSKKVMGHVFALFAIIIWGLTFISTAVLLDVLDPIEIMVFRFGMAFLLLCAIYPKNFKFLSLKEEFIFFILGLSGVSLYFIAENISLTYTLPSNVAFILTTAPLYTAIIAHFFSQDEKFDKSILVGFAFCIIGVFFVMYNSQVKLAINPLGDFLALAAAVMWGIYSVSLRKLTGNYHPIYMVRKTFFYGILTTLPFIKLFGADMVSKGWSANIIFNLIFLGIVASALCYVLWNKAVMLIGSVQATNYIYLIPLVTVIGSFIFLKHKLEPLMIFGGVLIIVGVVIADKWKAKKMGDVEDVKKVA, from the coding sequence ATGTCAAAAAAAGTAATGGGCCATGTTTTTGCCTTATTTGCAATTATTATATGGGGACTGACATTTATATCCACAGCGGTACTGTTAGATGTTTTAGATCCCATTGAGATTATGGTGTTTCGATTTGGTATGGCGTTTCTATTATTATGTGCGATATATCCTAAGAATTTCAAATTTCTATCTCTCAAAGAAGAGTTCATATTTTTTATTCTAGGGTTATCAGGGGTATCGTTATATTTTATTGCAGAGAATATAAGCTTAACATATACTTTGCCCAGTAATGTGGCTTTTATACTGACTACAGCACCGCTGTATACAGCCATTATTGCACATTTCTTTTCTCAAGATGAGAAATTTGACAAGAGCATCTTGGTGGGCTTTGCATTTTGCATCATTGGTGTGTTTTTTGTCATGTATAATAGTCAAGTGAAGTTAGCCATTAATCCTTTAGGTGATTTTTTAGCTCTTGCCGCTGCCGTTATGTGGGGCATATACTCTGTGAGTCTAAGAAAGTTAACTGGCAATTATCATCCCATCTATATGGTGAGAAAAACATTTTTCTACGGTATACTAACAACCTTGCCATTTATCAAGTTATTTGGTGCGGATATGGTATCAAAAGGGTGGAGCGCAAATATCATCTTTAATTTGATATTTTTAGGGATAGTTGCATCCGCACTATGCTATGTACTGTGGAATAAAGCGGTCATGTTAATAGGTTCAGTACAAGCAACCAATTATATCTATTTGATTCCACTTGTTACTGTGATTGGCTCTTTTATCTTTTTAAAACACAAGTTAGAGCCATTAATGATTTTTGGTGGTGTGTTAATCATAGTGGGTGTTGTCATTGCAGATAAATGGAAAGCAAAGAAAATGGGGGATGTAGAAGATGTTAAAAAAGTAGCGTAA
- a CDS encoding NADH peroxidase, producing MKKFICTVCGYVHEGDSAPEKCPQCGAPASKFQEQSDQEMTWADEHRIGVAQDVDPEILEGLRMNFTGECTEVGMYLAMARQADREGYPEVAEAYKRIAWEEAEHAAKFAELLGEVVDADTKTNLQKRVDAEHGACAGKKDIATKAKQLGYDAIHDTVHEMCKDEARHGMAFKGLLDRYFG from the coding sequence ATGAAAAAATTTATATGTACAGTTTGCGGATACGTTCATGAGGGAGATAGTGCACCAGAAAAATGTCCACAATGTGGCGCACCAGCAAGCAAATTTCAAGAGCAATCGGATCAAGAGATGACATGGGCTGACGAGCATCGTATTGGAGTTGCTCAAGATGTTGATCCAGAAATCTTAGAAGGTCTTCGCATGAACTTCACTGGCGAATGTACAGAAGTAGGCATGTACTTGGCAATGGCTAGACAAGCAGATAGAGAAGGCTATCCTGAAGTGGCTGAAGCTTACAAGCGTATTGCTTGGGAAGAAGCTGAACATGCTGCTAAGTTTGCTGAATTACTAGGAGAAGTCGTAGATGCAGATACAAAGACCAACCTTCAAAAGCGTGTCGATGCTGAACATGGTGCTTGTGCGGGTAAAAAAGACATTGCTACAAAAGCTAAGCAATTAGGCTACGATGCTATTCATGATACTGTTCATGAAATGTGCAAGGACGAGGCGCGACATGGTATGGCTTTTAAAGGGTTGTTAGATAGATATTTTGGGTAG
- a CDS encoding aldo/keto reductase: protein MMEKRVLGKTGVEVSLLGFGGFHLCEIPYGEAEYLLNQYLDQGGNYIETAPSYGNGESEIKIGKAVSHRRKEYILATKAHDRDYEGCKKTINQSLANLQTDYVDILLMHAIDSTETLKRILAEDGAIKAAEEAKKEGKVKHIGLSMHGHPESLITALHTYPFEVVMTTINYFDVCNFPDILGKLLPLAKEKNVGVIIMKPLADGYLYKHVEQAFTYAFNQDVSIVVTGMNTRDMLDIDFGYANNYKQMTDDAIENLMQRAEELGNYVCRQCGKCLPCQENINIPYVFFLEALYDRQMVDGTFGSAADYALKERLKHWFGTKEKAIELYQKIGVSAKACTQCGECLNKCPYHIDIIKKLKNIDYKLDYTYGKIMV, encoded by the coding sequence ATGATGGAGAAAAGAGTACTTGGAAAAACAGGTGTGGAAGTAAGTCTATTGGGATTTGGTGGTTTTCATCTGTGTGAGATACCTTACGGAGAAGCAGAATATCTTCTTAATCAATATCTGGACCAAGGTGGCAACTATATTGAAACTGCTCCAAGCTATGGAAATGGTGAATCAGAAATAAAAATAGGAAAAGCAGTTTCTCATAGAAGAAAAGAATACATCTTAGCTACAAAGGCCCATGATCGTGATTATGAAGGATGTAAGAAAACCATCAATCAAAGTTTAGCTAATTTACAAACCGATTATGTGGATATTTTATTGATGCATGCTATAGACTCCACAGAAACATTGAAAAGAATATTAGCAGAGGACGGAGCAATAAAAGCAGCTGAAGAAGCAAAAAAAGAAGGAAAAGTTAAGCACATTGGACTATCCATGCATGGGCACCCAGAAAGTTTAATTACGGCACTTCATACATACCCTTTTGAAGTCGTCATGACAACGATTAACTATTTTGATGTATGTAATTTCCCAGATATTCTTGGAAAACTTCTGCCTTTAGCCAAAGAAAAAAATGTTGGTGTCATTATAATGAAACCCTTAGCAGATGGTTATCTTTATAAACATGTTGAACAAGCTTTTACATATGCCTTTAACCAAGATGTCTCCATTGTAGTGACAGGTATGAATACAAGGGACATGTTAGACATTGATTTTGGTTATGCCAACAACTATAAGCAAATGACAGATGACGCTATTGAAAACCTCATGCAGAGAGCTGAAGAGTTAGGTAATTATGTTTGTCGGCAGTGTGGAAAATGTCTGCCATGTCAAGAAAACATCAATATTCCGTATGTGTTTTTCTTAGAAGCATTATACGACCGTCAGATGGTGGATGGTACATTTGGAAGTGCAGCAGACTATGCATTAAAAGAGCGATTGAAGCATTGGTTTGGTACCAAAGAAAAAGCCATTGAATTGTATCAGAAAATAGGGGTCAGTGCAAAAGCATGTACCCAATGTGGTGAATGTCTAAATAAATGTCCCTATCATATTGATATCATTAAGAAATTAAAAAATATAGATTATAAATTGGATTATACGTATGGTAAAATCATGGTTTAA